The genomic segment GCGAGGGGGTTGTTCACGCCGGTGATGCCACTCTGCAGCAACGCGTCGATGTCCGGCGGCACCACGCAGGGCATGTTCGTGTGGATGCCGGCCAGCTCCGGCGGCGCCTGCACGCCGAGCATGTCGGTGATCAGCGCGCCCCAGTCGCCGCCCTGGGCCACGAAGCGCGTGTAGCCCAGCCGCCGCATCAGCTCGGTCCAGGCGCGGGCGATGTGCTGCGGGTCCCAGCCGGGCCGGTCCGGCTTGCCGGAGAAGCCGTAACCGGGCATCGACGGGATCACCAGGTGGAACGCGTCCGAGGCGCGGCCGCCGTGTGCCGTCGGGTCGGTGAGCGGACCGATGATCTTCAGCTGTTCGATCACCGAGCCCGGCCAGCCGTGCGTGACGATCAGCGGCAGCGCGTCGGCGTGCGGCGAGCGCACGTGGATGAAGTGGATGTCCAGGCCGTCGATCTCGGTGACGAAGTTCGGCAGGTCGTTCAGCCGCGCCTCGACCCTGCGCCAGTCGTACTCGGTGGCCCAGTAACGGGCCAGCGCCTGGCTGGTCTCCAGCGGCACGCCCTGCGACTGGTCGTCCACCGTCTGCCGCTCCGGCCAGCGGGTGGCCGCGAGCCGGGCCCGCAGGTCCGCCAGGTCCGCCTCCGGCACGTCGATGCGGAACTCGCGGATGTCGGCGCCGGTACGCGTCGGCGTCATGGTCTTGACGGCCACGGGTTGTCCTCCTCGGGTCGGGTCAGGGACCGAACGTGAAGACGTACGCGCGCAGACCGGGCCGCTCGGCGCGCAGGGTGAGCCGGTGCTCCCCCGGCGGCGCGCCGTCGATCAGCCGGATCATGGCCGCCCGGTCGACCCGGGCCCGGTCGTCCGGGCCCACGTCGGCGCCGCGCGCCTCAGCGGCCGGTTTCCCGTCCAGC from the Micromonospora sp. WMMA1947 genome contains:
- a CDS encoding epoxide hydrolase family protein, giving the protein MAVKTMTPTRTGADIREFRIDVPEADLADLRARLAATRWPERQTVDDQSQGVPLETSQALARYWATEYDWRRVEARLNDLPNFVTEIDGLDIHFIHVRSPHADALPLIVTHGWPGSVIEQLKIIGPLTDPTAHGGRASDAFHLVIPSMPGYGFSGKPDRPGWDPQHIARAWTELMRRLGYTRFVAQGGDWGALITDMLGVQAPPELAGIHTNMPCVVPPDIDALLQSGITGVNNPLAQLPAGLSDEERAACERIDFFWKHSAYALIMTTRPETLTALADSPAGLATFMLDHDAASLDLICAAFAGRPGGLSRDDILDNVTLYWLTNTGVSSARLYAQNALSFFAAKGVQVPAAVSQFPDEILLAPRSWAERAYPNLIHYNKLDRGGHFAAWEQPELFAQDMRAAFRSLR